The region GACGCTCGATGACCTGCTCCAGGTCGTAGCCGTGCCGGGGGCGCTCGATGATCAATCCGAGGACGATCAGTTCGCGAGGACGGGGCGGCGTCACGCGGCCAGGGTGGCGTACCGGCCGTTGCTGTCGATCAGGATGTCGTGGGTGCCGCGCTCCACGATCCGCCCGTGGTCGAGCACCGCGATCTGGTCGGCGCCGCGCACGGTGGAGAGCCGGTGCGCGATGGTGATCGTCGTGCGTCCCTCGGCAAGGACATCGAAAGCACGCTGTACGGCCCGTTCGGTCTCGGTGTCCAGAGCGCTGGTCGCCTCGTCGAGGATCAGGACGCGCGGGTCGCGCAGCAGGGTACGGGCGATGGCCAGACGCTGCTTCTCGCCGCCGGAGAACCGATGCCCCCGCGAGCCGACCATCGTGTCGTACCCGTCTGGCAGGCCGGCGATGAGGTCGTGGATCTGCGCGGCGCGGGCGGCGGCCTCGATCTCGGCGTCGGTGGCCTCCGGGCGGGCGTAGCGCAGGTTCTCCCGCACGGTGGTGTGCAGCAGGTACGTCTCCTGGCTGACCACACCGACGATCGCGGCCAGGTCGGCGAGGCGCAGGTCGCGTAGGTCGACGCCGTCGACGGTGACCCGGCCGCTGCTCGGGTCGTGTAGCCGGCTGACCAGCGCGGCGAGGGTGCTCTTGCCGGAGCCGGTCTCGCCGACCAGGGCGAGGCTGGTGCCGGAGGGCACGTCCAGGGTGATCCCGGCGACCGCGGCGGTGTCGCTGCCCTGGTAGCTGAAGCTGACCTCGTCCAGGCGCAGGTGACCGCGGACCCGGCGGGGGTCGATGCCGACCGGCTCGGCCGGGTCGGCCACCTCGACCGGGAGGTCCAGGTACTCGAAGATCCGGGCGAAGAGCGCCAGCGACGCGGTCAGCGAGACACCCACGTTCAGCAGGCCCATCAGCGGGCGGAACAGCGCGCCCTGCAACGCGGTGAAGGCGACCAGGGTGCCGATGCTCAGCGTGCCGGCGGTGCCGGGCAGGCCGGCGCTGAGGTAGATGATCGCCGGGATGGCGGCGAAGATGATGCTCATCGAGGCCATCCGCCATCGTCCGGCGAGTTCGCTGCGCAGCTCCAGGTCGACCAGGCGAGCGGAGGAGGTGTTGAACCGCTCGATCAGGGCCGGTCCGGTTCCGAGGGTCTTGGCGAGCTGCACGCCGCTGATGGACAGCCCCTCCTCGACGGTGACGTTGAGGTCGGCCAGTTCACGCTGGCGTCGCGCGGTGATCTCCCGGCGCAGTTGGGCGACTCGGCGGGTCAGCCAGATCGCGGGGGGAAGCACGAGCAGCGAGACCAGGGAGAGCCGCCAGGAGAGCGCGGCCATGGCGGCCGCGGTGGCGACGACCGTGGTCAGGTTGGACGCGATTCCGGTGGCCGTGGAGGTGACCACCGACTGCATGCCGCCGATGTCGTTGGTGATCCGGGACTGCACCTCGCCGGTACGGGTCCGGGTGAAGAAGCCCAGTGACTGCCGCTGGAGGTGGCGGAAGACGTCGGTGCGCAGCCGGTGCAGGACCTCCTGGCCGACCCGGGTGGAGATCCAGGTCTGCACGACGCCGAGGACCGAGGTGACGGCGGCCACCCCGACCATGCCGAGGACCAGCCAGACGAGCAGCGTCAGGTCGCGCTCCGGTAGGGCTTGGTCGATCACGTGACGGAGCAGGAAGGGCGAGGCCATCGCGATGACCGAGGAGGCCACGATGATCGCGGTGACCATGGCGAGCGCGGCCCGGTGCTGGGTGAACAGCCCGGCGATGCGGCGCAGGGACACCTGGCGGGCCTGGGTCTTCTCGGCGCTGCTGACGGTGCGGGGGCCGCGATCGCGGCCGGAGGGGGTGGATTCCAAGGGGTACCTGCCGTTCGTCGGGAAAGTTGCTGAGGTTACCTCATTATGAGGTAGTAACCGTACTCCCTGCTACCGTATTCCCCGTGACCGAGGCGGACGGCATTCCCGTGACCGAGGCGGACGGCGAGGACGAGACCCTTGCGGAGGCGTTCTGGGGGGTGGCCCGCCGGCTGCGGCGACGCAGCCGGGAGGCGCTGGAGCCGTGGGACATCACCCCGAGCCAGGCCCGCGCGCTCGGCGTTCTCGCCCGGCACGGCATGCTCCGGCTCAGCGCCCTCGCCGAACACCTGCGCATCGCGCCGCGCTCGGCCACCGAGGTGGTCGACGACCTCCAGGCTCGGGGCCTGGTGGAACGCCGCCCCGATCCGGGCGACCGACGCGCCACGCTGGTCGCGCTGACGGGGGAGGGCAGCCGCATCGGCGCTGCCATCCGGGCCGCCCGGCAGACCGAGGCGGAACGACTCTTCGCCGCCCTCGACGACGCCGACCGGGACCAACTCGCCCGCATCCTGCGTACCCTCGGCGGCTGATCCGCCACCGGCGGGTCCGGCCCGGCAGGCGGGAGCGGCCGGGGCGGTGGCAGACCCGAAACGGTGGCCGCCATACCGCTGGCGACCACCGTTTCCGAGACAGCGTCAGGGCTTCGCGGTCAACACCTTCGAGCCGTACCCGTACTCGGAGACGACCTCGCCGTCGGGAGCGCGCAGGGCCGCGCGGTCGCCCTGGTCGTTCCAGATCGGACGTCCGCTGCCGTAGTTGAATCCGCCCCATTCGGGGTGGTGCTGGTTGGTGTAGATCCTGATGCGCTGCCCGGGTTGCAGCACGGTACCGGGCGGGAACGTGAAGTCCTGCCCGGCGTCGTCGGCGCCGAGCGTCCAGCCGCTGATGTTCGCGGCCACGGTGCCCCGGTTGACGACCTCGACGTACTCGTCCGCCTGGGTGCGCTTCACCTCGCCCCGGTTGCGTACGGTGGTGATGACCACGTCCGGCTGACCGGCACGGGCGAAGATCGCGACGATGTCGGCGCTGTTCGCGGCGTTCTCGGGGCTGGTGAACGTCCG is a window of Micromonospora sp. NBC_01699 DNA encoding:
- a CDS encoding ABC transporter ATP-binding protein — translated: MESTPSGRDRGPRTVSSAEKTQARQVSLRRIAGLFTQHRAALAMVTAIIVASSVIAMASPFLLRHVIDQALPERDLTLLVWLVLGMVGVAAVTSVLGVVQTWISTRVGQEVLHRLRTDVFRHLQRQSLGFFTRTRTGEVQSRITNDIGGMQSVVTSTATGIASNLTTVVATAAAMAALSWRLSLVSLLVLPPAIWLTRRVAQLRREITARRQRELADLNVTVEEGLSISGVQLAKTLGTGPALIERFNTSSARLVDLELRSELAGRWRMASMSIIFAAIPAIIYLSAGLPGTAGTLSIGTLVAFTALQGALFRPLMGLLNVGVSLTASLALFARIFEYLDLPVEVADPAEPVGIDPRRVRGHLRLDEVSFSYQGSDTAAVAGITLDVPSGTSLALVGETGSGKSTLAALVSRLHDPSSGRVTVDGVDLRDLRLADLAAIVGVVSQETYLLHTTVRENLRYARPEATDAEIEAAARAAQIHDLIAGLPDGYDTMVGSRGHRFSGGEKQRLAIARTLLRDPRVLILDEATSALDTETERAVQRAFDVLAEGRTTITIAHRLSTVRGADQIAVLDHGRIVERGTHDILIDSNGRYATLAA
- a CDS encoding MarR family winged helix-turn-helix transcriptional regulator; protein product: MTEADGIPVTEADGEDETLAEAFWGVARRLRRRSREALEPWDITPSQARALGVLARHGMLRLSALAEHLRIAPRSATEVVDDLQARGLVERRPDPGDRRATLVALTGEGSRIGAAIRAARQTEAERLFAALDDADRDQLARILRTLGG